Proteins encoded by one window of Enterobacter pseudoroggenkampii:
- a CDS encoding Na(+)-translocating NADH-quinone reductase subunit A: MFKIKKGLDLPIAGVPAQHVSTGASVHHVAIVGDDYLGMRPSMLVQEGDRVIKGQALFEDKKNPGVMFTAPASGTVVAINRGERRVLQSVVIRIEGNEQREFAHYDAADLASLSRDAVQAQLLASGLWTALRTRPFSKSPVPGTEPAAIFVTAIDTNPLSVDPQPVILAQRKAFDAGLTVLARLTSGKVHVCQAGGGKLGGHPQGQVTFNEFAGPHPAGLVGTHIHFLEPVSLTKRVWHLNYQDVIAIGKLFTTGELCAERVIAIGGPQAAHPRLVKTLLGADINELLVGETKEGENRLISGSVLSGRHAANAHAYLGRFHLQVSIVQEGREKELFGWVLPGAEKYSVTRTTLGHFLRNKLFSFSTSTHGGERAMVPIGNYERVMPLDILPTMLLRDLLAGDTDSAQALGCLELDEEDLALCTYVCPGKYEYGPVLREVLTRIEQEG; encoded by the coding sequence ATGTTTAAAATAAAAAAAGGACTTGATCTGCCGATTGCAGGCGTGCCAGCGCAGCACGTTTCGACAGGCGCAAGCGTTCATCATGTCGCCATTGTGGGCGACGACTACCTGGGAATGCGACCTTCTATGTTGGTACAGGAAGGCGATCGCGTGATCAAAGGACAGGCGCTCTTTGAGGACAAAAAAAATCCCGGCGTGATGTTTACGGCGCCCGCGAGCGGCACCGTTGTGGCGATCAACCGTGGCGAACGGCGCGTTCTGCAGTCGGTGGTTATCCGCATTGAAGGCAACGAACAGCGTGAATTCGCCCATTACGATGCCGCAGACCTCGCGTCGCTGAGCCGTGACGCCGTTCAGGCTCAGCTTCTGGCGTCCGGTTTATGGACCGCGCTTCGTACGCGTCCCTTCAGCAAATCCCCTGTTCCAGGCACGGAACCGGCCGCGATTTTCGTCACGGCCATCGACACCAACCCGCTTAGCGTGGACCCGCAGCCGGTTATCCTGGCACAGCGCAAAGCCTTCGATGCCGGATTGACCGTTTTAGCCCGCCTCACGTCAGGGAAAGTCCACGTTTGCCAGGCCGGCGGCGGCAAGCTTGGCGGGCATCCGCAGGGGCAGGTCACGTTTAATGAGTTTGCTGGCCCGCATCCGGCGGGTCTGGTCGGAACGCACATCCACTTTCTTGAGCCGGTAAGCCTGACGAAACGGGTCTGGCATCTGAATTATCAGGATGTCATCGCCATCGGTAAGCTTTTTACTACGGGTGAACTCTGCGCGGAACGCGTCATCGCCATCGGCGGGCCGCAGGCTGCACACCCGCGCCTGGTGAAGACGCTGCTGGGCGCAGACATCAATGAACTGCTGGTGGGGGAAACCAAAGAGGGTGAAAACCGCCTGATTTCCGGTTCGGTCCTCAGCGGACGCCATGCTGCCAATGCACACGCGTATCTGGGACGTTTTCATTTGCAGGTCAGCATTGTGCAGGAAGGGCGTGAGAAAGAGCTGTTCGGCTGGGTGCTGCCCGGTGCGGAAAAATATTCCGTTACCCGCACCACGCTGGGCCATTTCCTGCGTAATAAGCTGTTTAGCTTCTCGACCAGTACGCACGGCGGCGAGCGCGCCATGGTCCCGATTGGTAACTACGAGCGCGTCATGCCGCTGGATATTCTGCCGACCATGCTGCTGCGCGATCTGCTCGCCGGTGATACCGACAGCGCGCAGGCGCTGGGCTGTCTGGAACTTGACGAAGAAGATCTGGCGCTCTGTACCTATGTCTGTCCGGGAAAATACGAATATGGACCGGTATTGCGCGAGGTGTTAACCCGCATTGAGCAGGAAGGATAA
- a CDS encoding NADH:ubiquinone reductase (Na(+)-transporting) subunit B — MGLKHLFEKIEPHFTEGKLKKYYPLYEATATIFYTPGLVTKGAAHVRDAIDLKRMMILVWFAVFPAMFWGMYNVGLQSIPALHHMYDAQQLAQVLQSDWHYRLAHSLGVSFAADAGWISMMTLGAVFFLPIYLTVFIVGGFWEVLFAIIRKHEINEGFFVTSILFALIVPPTLPLWQAALGISFGVVIAKEIFGGTGRNFLNPALAGRAFLFFAYPAQISGDLVWTAADGFSGATPLSQWAAHGGETLVNNATGQPVTWLDAFIGNIPGSIGEVSTLMILLGGAIILFGRVASWRIVAGVMIGMVLTATLFNVIGSTTNPMFSMPWYWHLVLGGFAFGMMFMATDPVSASFTDKGKWSYGVLIGAMCVLIRVVNPAYPEGMMLAILFANLFAPLFDYLVVRANIKRRKARG, encoded by the coding sequence ATGGGCTTAAAACACCTCTTTGAAAAAATTGAGCCGCACTTTACCGAAGGGAAGCTCAAAAAGTACTACCCGCTGTATGAAGCAACGGCGACTATTTTCTACACGCCGGGGCTGGTGACGAAAGGCGCGGCGCACGTTCGCGACGCCATCGACCTTAAGCGGATGATGATCCTGGTGTGGTTTGCGGTCTTCCCGGCGATGTTCTGGGGGATGTACAACGTCGGTCTGCAGAGCATACCGGCGCTGCACCACATGTACGATGCGCAGCAGCTGGCGCAGGTGCTCCAGTCTGACTGGCACTACCGTCTGGCCCATTCGTTAGGGGTGAGCTTCGCTGCAGACGCGGGCTGGATCAGTATGATGACGCTGGGCGCGGTGTTCTTCCTGCCGATTTACCTCACGGTATTTATCGTGGGCGGCTTCTGGGAAGTGCTGTTTGCCATCATCCGTAAACACGAGATCAACGAAGGCTTCTTCGTGACCTCGATTCTGTTTGCCCTGATTGTCCCGCCCACCTTACCGCTCTGGCAGGCAGCGCTGGGCATCAGTTTCGGCGTGGTGATTGCCAAAGAGATCTTCGGCGGCACCGGGCGGAACTTCCTCAACCCGGCGCTGGCGGGACGTGCGTTCCTCTTCTTTGCCTATCCGGCGCAAATCTCAGGCGATCTGGTCTGGACGGCGGCAGACGGTTTTTCCGGCGCGACGCCGCTTTCACAGTGGGCAGCCCACGGTGGCGAAACGCTGGTGAACAACGCGACGGGTCAGCCAGTCACCTGGCTTGATGCCTTTATTGGCAACATTCCGGGCTCCATCGGTGAAGTCTCGACGCTGATGATTTTGCTTGGCGGGGCGATCATTCTTTTCGGACGTGTGGCCTCCTGGCGGATTGTGGCGGGCGTGATGATCGGCATGGTGCTGACCGCCACCCTGTTCAACGTTATTGGTTCTACTACCAACCCGATGTTCTCCATGCCGTGGTACTGGCATCTGGTGCTGGGGGGCTTCGCGTTCGGCATGATGTTCATGGCGACGGACCCGGTCTCGGCCTCGTTTACAGACAAAGGTAAATGGAGCTATGGCGTGCTCATTGGCGCGATGTGTGTCCTGATCCGCGTGGTCAACCCGGCGTATCCGGAAGGGATGATGCTGGCCATTCTGTTTGCCAACCTGTTTGCGCCGCTGTTCGACTACCTGGTGGTGCGGGCCAACATCAAGCGGAGGAAGGCGCGTGGCTGA
- a CDS encoding Na(+)-translocating NADH-quinone reductase subunit C: MAEVKNNDSISKTLLVVLVLCLVCSIVVAGSAVGLKPLQQEQRALDKQRNILAVAGLMQEGMSADDVSAVFAERISAQLVDLKTGELLDKDPATFNQALALKDPQMSVTLEASQDPAGIKRRSNLAEIYLVRDPQKRIQEVVLPVYGNGLWSMMYAFVALDTDGRTVKGITYYDQGETPGLGGEVENPNWRAQFVGKKVLDDNGLPALKVMKGAARPGDDYAVDGLSGATLTSNGVQHSFDFWMGELGFGPFLKNVREGALNNG, translated from the coding sequence GTGGCTGAGGTTAAAAATAACGACAGCATCAGCAAAACGCTGCTGGTGGTGCTGGTGCTCTGTCTGGTCTGTTCCATCGTCGTGGCCGGTTCTGCCGTGGGGTTAAAACCCCTGCAGCAGGAGCAACGCGCGCTGGATAAACAGCGCAACATTCTGGCCGTGGCCGGGCTGATGCAGGAAGGAATGAGCGCAGACGACGTTTCGGCCGTCTTTGCCGAACGTATTTCCGCGCAGCTGGTGGATTTAAAAACGGGTGAACTGCTGGATAAAGACCCGGCAACCTTCAACCAGGCGCTGGCGCTGAAAGATCCGCAGATGAGCGTGACGCTCGAGGCATCGCAAGATCCCGCCGGGATTAAGCGTCGCAGCAACCTGGCCGAAATTTACCTGGTGCGTGACCCCCAAAAACGCATTCAGGAAGTGGTACTGCCTGTTTACGGTAACGGGCTGTGGTCAATGATGTATGCCTTTGTGGCCCTGGATACGGATGGCCGCACGGTCAAAGGCATTACGTATTACGACCAGGGCGAAACGCCGGGGCTGGGTGGCGAAGTGGAAAATCCGAACTGGCGGGCACAGTTTGTCGGCAAGAAAGTGCTCGACGATAACGGTCTGCCTGCGCTGAAGGTGATGAAAGGGGCGGCACGTCCCGGTGACGACTACGCGGTCGATGGGCTTTCCGGCGCCACGCTTACCTCAAACGGGGTGCAGCACAGTTTTGATTTCTGGATGGGCGAGCTGGGCTTTGGTCCTTTCCTGAAAAACGTACGTGAAGGAGCGCTGAACAATGGCTGA
- a CDS encoding NADH:ubiquinone reductase (Na(+)-transporting) subunit D: MADTGELKEVKKVLIGPLLANNPITLQVLGVCSALAVTTKLETAVVMTLAVTLVTAFSSMFISMIRHHIPNSVRIIVQMAIIASLVIVVDQLLRAFAYETSKQLSVFVGLIITNCIVMGRAEAYAMKMPPLASFMDGIGNGLGYGAILLTVGFLRELIGSGKLFGITVLDTVQNGGWYLPNGLFLLAPSAFFIIGLLIWLIRTLKPEQQEKE; this comes from the coding sequence ATGGCTGATACCGGTGAACTGAAAGAAGTGAAAAAGGTGCTCATTGGCCCACTGCTCGCCAATAACCCGATCACGCTGCAGGTGCTGGGCGTCTGTTCGGCACTGGCGGTAACGACCAAGCTGGAAACGGCGGTGGTGATGACGCTGGCCGTCACGCTGGTCACGGCGTTTTCGAGCATGTTTATCTCGATGATCCGCCACCACATTCCCAACAGCGTGAGGATCATCGTGCAGATGGCGATCATCGCCTCGCTGGTGATCGTGGTCGATCAGCTGCTGCGCGCCTTCGCCTATGAAACCTCCAAACAGCTCTCGGTGTTTGTCGGGCTGATCATCACCAACTGTATCGTCATGGGGCGTGCGGAAGCCTACGCCATGAAAATGCCGCCGCTGGCGAGCTTTATGGACGGTATCGGCAACGGCCTGGGCTACGGCGCGATCCTGCTGACCGTGGGGTTCCTGCGCGAGCTGATTGGCAGCGGCAAGCTGTTTGGCATCACGGTGCTGGACACGGTGCAAAACGGCGGCTGGTATCTGCCAAACGGCCTGTTCCTGTTGGCCCCTAGCGCATTTTTCATTATCGGTTTGCTGATCTGGCTGATTCGTACGCTGAAGCCAGAACAGCAGGAAAAGGAGTAA
- the nqrE gene encoding NADH:ubiquinone reductase (Na(+)-transporting) subunit E, whose amino-acid sequence MAHYLSLFVRAVFVENMALAFFLGMCTFLAVSKKVSTAFGLGVAVTVVLGLSVPINNLVYNFVLRDGALVEGVDLSFLNFITFIGVIAALVQILEMILDKYFPSLYNALGIFLPLIAVNCAIFGGVSFMVQRDYNFSESVVYGFGSGIGWMLAIVTMAGIREKMKYANVPAGLRGLGITFITTGLMALGFMSFSGVQL is encoded by the coding sequence ATGGCTCATTACCTGAGTTTGTTTGTGCGCGCGGTGTTTGTTGAAAACATGGCGCTCGCGTTTTTCCTCGGCATGTGCACGTTCCTTGCCGTGTCTAAAAAGGTCTCTACGGCATTTGGGCTGGGGGTGGCGGTCACCGTTGTGTTGGGGCTTTCGGTTCCGATTAACAATCTGGTGTACAACTTCGTGCTGCGGGACGGCGCGCTGGTGGAAGGGGTTGATCTCAGCTTCCTGAACTTCATCACCTTTATCGGGGTGATCGCGGCGCTGGTGCAAATCCTCGAGATGATCCTCGATAAGTACTTCCCGTCGCTGTACAACGCGCTGGGGATCTTCCTGCCGCTGATCGCGGTGAACTGCGCCATCTTTGGCGGCGTCTCGTTTATGGTTCAGCGTGATTACAACTTCAGTGAATCCGTGGTGTACGGTTTTGGTTCCGGCATCGGCTGGATGCTGGCGATAGTCACCATGGCGGGGATCCGCGAGAAAATGAAATATGCCAACGTGCCTGCGGGTCTGCGTGGCTTAGGGATCACCTTTATCACCACCGGGCTGATGGCGCTGGGCTTTATGTCCTTCTCCGGTGTGCAGCTATAA
- the nqrF gene encoding NADH:ubiquinone reductase (Na(+)-transporting) subunit F encodes MEIILGVVMFTLIVLVLSGLILAARAKLVNSGDVVIDINDDPQNQIRTPAGDKLLNTLSGNGIFVSSACGGGGSCGQCRVTVKEGGGDILPTELAHITKREAKEGCRLACQVAVRQNMKIELPEEIFGVKKWECEVISNDNKATFIKELKLRVPEGEDVPFRAGGYIQIECPEHTVAYADFDVPEEYRADWDKFNLFRFVSEVKEPTLRAYSMANYPEEKGIIMLNVRIATPPPNVPDAPPGVMSSYIWSLKPGDKVTISGPFGEFFAKDTDAEMVFIGGGAGMAPMRSHIFDQLKRLGSKRKISFWYGARSLREMFYDDEFEQLARENPNFTFHVALSDPQPEDNWTGYTGFIHNVLYENYLKQHPAPEDCEFYMCGPPMMNAAVIKMLKDLGVEDENIMLDDFGG; translated from the coding sequence ATGGAAATTATCCTTGGCGTGGTGATGTTCACGCTGATTGTACTGGTGCTGTCAGGACTCATTCTGGCGGCGCGCGCGAAGCTGGTGAATTCCGGTGACGTGGTGATTGATATTAACGACGATCCGCAGAATCAGATCCGCACGCCTGCGGGAGATAAACTGCTCAACACGCTCTCCGGTAACGGTATTTTTGTCTCCTCAGCCTGCGGCGGCGGCGGCTCCTGCGGACAGTGCCGCGTGACGGTAAAAGAGGGCGGTGGCGATATTCTGCCCACCGAGCTGGCGCATATCACTAAGCGTGAGGCAAAAGAGGGCTGCCGTCTGGCCTGCCAGGTCGCGGTGCGCCAGAACATGAAGATTGAGCTGCCGGAAGAGATCTTCGGCGTTAAAAAATGGGAGTGCGAGGTTATCTCCAATGATAACAAAGCCACCTTTATTAAAGAGCTGAAGCTGCGGGTACCGGAAGGGGAAGATGTTCCGTTCCGCGCCGGGGGTTACATTCAGATTGAGTGTCCTGAGCATACCGTGGCGTATGCGGACTTCGACGTGCCTGAGGAGTACCGCGCCGACTGGGACAAATTCAATCTCTTCCGCTTTGTATCCGAGGTAAAAGAGCCGACGTTGCGCGCTTACTCCATGGCTAACTATCCGGAAGAGAAGGGCATTATTATGCTCAACGTGCGTATCGCCACGCCGCCACCGAATGTGCCGGATGCACCGCCGGGCGTGATGTCGTCATATATCTGGTCTCTGAAGCCGGGAGATAAGGTGACCATCTCCGGTCCGTTCGGGGAGTTCTTCGCGAAAGATACCGACGCGGAAATGGTCTTTATCGGCGGCGGTGCCGGTATGGCCCCGATGCGCTCGCACATTTTTGACCAGCTCAAGCGGCTCGGCAGCAAGCGTAAAATCAGCTTCTGGTACGGGGCGCGTTCGCTGCGCGAAATGTTCTATGACGACGAGTTTGAACAGCTGGCGCGTGAAAACCCGAACTTTACCTTCCATGTGGCGCTCTCCGATCCGCAGCCGGAAGATAACTGGACGGGCTATACGGGGTTCATCCACAACGTGCTGTATGAAAACTACCTCAAACAGCACCCTGCACCCGAGGACTGCGAGTTCTATATGTGTGGTCCGCCGATGATGAACGCCGCCGTGATTAAGATGCTGAAAGATCTCGGCGTTGAAGATGAGAACATCATGCTCGATGATTTTGGAGGCTGA
- the nqrM gene encoding (Na+)-NQR maturation NqrM translates to MMLTFLATFVVFVLVIFGMSLGWIVKRKSIQGSCGGISSIGMEKVCDCPEPCDARKKRMAREQQRII, encoded by the coding sequence ATGATGCTGACGTTTCTGGCAACCTTTGTGGTGTTTGTGCTTGTCATCTTCGGCATGTCGTTAGGCTGGATAGTTAAACGGAAAAGCATTCAGGGCAGCTGCGGCGGTATTTCCTCCATTGGGATGGAAAAGGTCTGCGACTGCCCGGAACCGTGCGATGCGCGGAAAAAAAGAATGGCCCGCGAGCAGCAGCGCATCATTTAA
- the dinB gene encoding DNA polymerase IV, with product MRKIIHVDMDCFFAAVEMRDNPALRDIPIAIGGSRVQRGVISTANYPARKFGVRSAMPTAMALKLCPHLTLLPGRFDAYKEASLHIREIFSRYTSLIEPLSLDEAYLDVTDSVHCHGSATLMAQEIRQTIFNELNLTASAGVAPVKFLAKIASDLNKPNGQYVITPEEVPAFLKTLPLGKIPGVGKVSAAKLESMGLRTCEDVQRSDLAMLLKRFGKFGRVLWERSQGIDDRDVNSERLRKSVGVERTLIEDIHDWSECETIITEQLYPELERRLSKVKPDLLIARQGIKLKFNDFQQTTQEHVWPRLNKDDLIATAKKAWEERRGGRGVRLVGLHVTLLDPQLERQLVLGL from the coding sequence ATGCGCAAAATAATCCATGTCGATATGGACTGCTTTTTTGCCGCAGTGGAGATGCGTGACAACCCGGCGCTGCGGGATATTCCCATCGCCATTGGCGGCAGCCGCGTTCAGCGTGGTGTCATCAGCACCGCCAACTATCCTGCGCGCAAATTTGGCGTGCGCAGCGCCATGCCGACGGCGATGGCCTTAAAGCTTTGCCCTCATCTCACGCTTCTGCCCGGGCGGTTCGACGCCTATAAAGAGGCTTCCCTTCATATTCGGGAAATCTTCTCCCGCTATACCTCTCTGATAGAGCCGCTGTCGCTGGACGAAGCCTATCTCGATGTGACCGACAGCGTGCATTGCCACGGCTCCGCCACCCTGATGGCGCAGGAGATCCGCCAGACGATTTTCAACGAGCTGAATCTGACGGCATCGGCGGGGGTGGCGCCCGTTAAATTCCTCGCCAAAATCGCCTCCGATTTAAATAAGCCCAACGGTCAGTACGTCATCACGCCGGAAGAGGTGCCTGCGTTTTTGAAAACGCTACCGCTCGGTAAAATCCCCGGCGTCGGGAAAGTCTCCGCTGCAAAGCTGGAAAGCATGGGGCTACGGACCTGTGAAGACGTGCAGCGAAGCGACCTCGCCATGCTGCTGAAGCGCTTTGGGAAGTTTGGCCGCGTGCTGTGGGAGCGCAGCCAGGGGATTGACGATCGCGATGTGAACAGTGAACGGCTACGGAAATCCGTCGGCGTTGAGCGCACCCTCATTGAAGATATTCATGACTGGTCCGAATGCGAAACCATTATCACGGAACAGCTTTACCCGGAGCTGGAGCGACGCTTAAGCAAGGTGAAGCCGGACCTGCTGATTGCCCGTCAGGGTATCAAATTAAAATTCAATGACTTCCAGCAGACCACGCAGGAACACGTCTGGCCGCGACTGAATAAAGACGATCTTATCGCGACGGCAAAAAAGGCATGGGAAGAAAGACGAGGCGGGCGAGGGGTGAGGCTGGTGGGATTGCACGTCACGCTGCTGGATCCGCAGTTAGAGCGACAGCTGGTATTAGGATTGTAA
- the pepD gene encoding cytosol nonspecific dipeptidase, with the protein MSELSQLSPQPLWDIFAKICSIPHPSYHEEQLAEHIMGWAKEKGLHAERDQVGNILIRKPATAGMENRKPVVLQAHLDMVPQKNNDTVHDFTKDPIQPYIDGDWVKARGTTLGADNGIGMASALAVLADDSVEHGPLEVLLTMTEEAGMDGAFGLQANWLQADILINTDSEEEGEIYMGCAGGIDFISTLPLSREAIPAGFQTFKLTLKGLKGGHSGGDIHLGLGNANKLLARFLAGHAAELDLCLVDFNGGTLRNAIPREAFATVAVPAAKADELKKLSTVYLDILKNELSAKEKNLTVVLESVSTDKAALTAKSRDTFVQLLNATPNGVIRNSDVAKGVVETSLNVGVVTMSDDSAEIICLIRSLIDSGKEYVVSMLESLGTLAGAKTSAKGSYPGWQPDASSPVMALVRETYQRLFNSTPNIQVIHAGLECGLFKKPYPDMDMVSIGPTITGPHSPDEQVHIESVGHYWTLLTELLKAIPVK; encoded by the coding sequence GTGTCTGAACTGTCTCAATTATCTCCGCAGCCGCTGTGGGATATTTTTGCCAAAATCTGCTCCATTCCACACCCTTCCTACCATGAAGAACAGCTTGCCGAACATATTATGGGCTGGGCGAAGGAAAAAGGTCTGCATGCGGAACGTGACCAGGTTGGCAACATTCTGATCCGCAAACCCGCCACCGCAGGCATGGAAAACCGCAAACCGGTTGTGCTGCAGGCGCACCTGGACATGGTGCCACAGAAGAACAACGACACCGTTCACGACTTCACTAAAGATCCTATTCAGCCGTACATCGACGGCGACTGGGTGAAAGCACGCGGCACCACCCTGGGCGCGGATAACGGCATCGGTATGGCCTCTGCGCTGGCGGTACTGGCTGACGACAGCGTTGAGCACGGTCCACTGGAAGTGCTGCTGACCATGACCGAAGAAGCAGGCATGGACGGCGCGTTCGGTCTGCAGGCGAACTGGCTGCAGGCGGATATCCTGATCAACACCGACTCTGAAGAAGAAGGTGAGATCTACATGGGCTGCGCGGGCGGGATTGATTTCATCTCTACCCTGCCGCTGTCACGCGAAGCGATTCCTGCCGGTTTCCAGACCTTCAAGCTGACGCTGAAAGGTCTGAAGGGCGGCCACTCCGGCGGCGATATTCACCTGGGTCTGGGCAACGCCAACAAGCTGCTGGCGCGCTTCCTGGCAGGCCATGCGGCTGAGCTGGATCTGTGTCTGGTTGATTTCAACGGCGGTACCCTGCGCAACGCGATCCCACGCGAAGCCTTCGCCACCGTGGCTGTACCGGCGGCAAAAGCCGACGAGCTGAAAAAACTCTCCACCGTATATCTGGATATCCTGAAAAACGAACTGTCAGCGAAAGAGAAGAACCTGACCGTGGTGCTGGAATCCGTCTCCACGGATAAAGCCGCGCTGACCGCGAAGTCTCGTGACACCTTCGTTCAGCTGCTGAACGCGACGCCAAACGGCGTGATCCGCAACTCTGACGTGGCGAAAGGCGTGGTGGAAACCTCGCTGAATGTGGGCGTGGTGACCATGAGCGACGACAGCGCGGAGATCATCTGCCTGATCCGCTCCCTTATCGACAGCGGTAAAGAGTACGTGGTGAGCATGCTGGAATCGCTGGGTACGCTGGCGGGCGCGAAAACGTCTGCAAAAGGCAGCTACCCGGGCTGGCAGCCGGATGCAAGCTCTCCGGTGATGGCACTGGTGCGTGAAACCTACCAGCGTCTGTTCAACAGCACCCCGAACATTCAGGTGATCCACGCCGGTCTGGAATGTGGTCTGTTCAAGAAACCGTATCCGGACATGGACATGGTTTCTATCGGGCCAACCATTACCGGTCCACACTCGCCGGATGAGCAGGTTCATATCGAAAGCGTCGGTCACTACTGGACGCTGCTGACTGAACTGCTGAAAGCGATCCCCGTTAAGTAA
- the gpt gene encoding xanthine phosphoribosyltransferase has product MSEKYVVTWDMLQIHARKLAARLMPSEQWKGIIAVSRGGLVPGALLARELGIRHVDTVCISSYDHDNQRELTVLKRAEGDGEGFIVIDDLVDTGGTAVAIREMYPKAHFVTIFAKPAGRPLVDDYVIDIPQDTWIEQPWDMGVVFVPPISGR; this is encoded by the coding sequence ATGAGCGAAAAATACGTCGTCACCTGGGACATGTTGCAGATTCACGCCCGCAAACTGGCTGCGCGTCTGATGCCTTCCGAACAGTGGAAAGGCATTATTGCCGTCAGCCGTGGCGGTCTGGTACCGGGGGCGCTGCTGGCACGTGAGCTGGGTATTCGTCATGTCGATACCGTTTGCATCTCCAGCTATGACCATGACAACCAGCGTGAGCTGACCGTGCTGAAACGCGCGGAAGGCGACGGTGAAGGTTTCATCGTGATTGATGACCTGGTGGATACCGGCGGTACTGCGGTCGCTATCCGCGAAATGTATCCGAAAGCACATTTCGTCACTATCTTCGCGAAACCTGCTGGCCGCCCGCTGGTTGACGATTACGTGATTGATATCCCGCAGGATACCTGGATTGAACAGCCATGGGATATGGGCGTGGTCTTCGTACCGCCGATTTCAGGCCGTTAA
- the frsA gene encoding esterase FrsA gives MTQANLTETLFKPRFKHPETSTLVRRFNPGTQPAVQSALDGKNVPHWYRMINRLMWVWRGIDPREILDVQARIVMSEAERTDSELYDTVVGYRGGNWIYEWSKQAMLWQQKATQEEDATRSGKHWLHAANLYAIAAYPHLKGDELAEQAQALANRAYEEAAQRLPGQMRELEFTIPGGSSITGFLHMPEGEGPFPTVLMCGGLDSLQIDYYSLYERYFAPKGIAMLTLDMPSIGFSSKWKLTQDSSLLHQHALKALENIPWVDHTRVAAFGFRFGANVAVRLAYLESSRLKAVACLGPVVHALLSDPARQGSVPEMYLDVLASRLGMHDASDEALRVELNRYSLKTQGLLGRRCPTPMLSGFWKNDPFSPEEESRLITSSSADGKLLEVPFSPVYQNFDKALKEITRWIAQRLC, from the coding sequence ATGACGCAGGCGAATCTCACCGAGACACTTTTCAAACCCCGTTTCAAACACCCTGAAACGTCGACGCTGGTGCGTCGCTTTAATCCGGGTACCCAGCCTGCCGTCCAGTCCGCGTTAGACGGTAAAAACGTGCCCCACTGGTATCGTATGATTAACCGCCTGATGTGGGTCTGGCGCGGTATCGATCCTCGTGAAATCCTTGACGTGCAGGCGCGTATCGTGATGAGTGAAGCCGAGCGTACCGACAGCGAACTCTATGATACGGTAGTGGGCTATCGCGGCGGAAACTGGATCTACGAGTGGTCTAAACAGGCAATGCTCTGGCAGCAGAAAGCCACCCAGGAAGAGGATGCCACGCGCAGCGGCAAGCACTGGCTGCATGCGGCCAATCTCTACGCCATTGCCGCGTATCCACATCTGAAAGGTGATGAGCTGGCCGAGCAGGCACAGGCGCTGGCGAATCGCGCCTATGAAGAGGCGGCTCAACGCCTGCCGGGCCAGATGCGCGAACTCGAGTTTACCATTCCGGGTGGGTCATCCATTACCGGGTTCCTGCATATGCCTGAAGGTGAAGGCCCGTTCCCGACCGTCCTTATGTGCGGTGGGCTGGATTCGTTGCAGATCGATTATTACAGCCTGTATGAGCGTTACTTCGCACCAAAAGGGATCGCCATGCTGACGCTGGATATGCCCTCAATCGGCTTCTCCTCCAAATGGAAACTGACTCAGGATTCCAGCCTGCTGCACCAGCATGCGCTAAAAGCGCTGGAAAACATTCCGTGGGTCGACCACACCCGCGTGGCGGCATTTGGCTTCCGCTTTGGTGCAAACGTCGCGGTGCGTCTGGCTTACCTTGAATCTTCTCGCCTGAAAGCCGTCGCCTGCCTTGGTCCGGTCGTTCACGCCCTGCTCAGCGATCCTGCACGCCAGGGGAGCGTACCTGAAATGTACCTTGATGTGCTGGCCAGCCGTCTTGGCATGCATGATGCATCAGACGAAGCGCTGCGCGTTGAGCTCAATCGCTACTCGTTAAAAACGCAAGGGTTGCTGGGACGTCGCTGCCCAACGCCGATGCTGTCGGGATTCTGGAAAAACGATCCGTTCAGTCCGGAAGAAGAGTCGCGCTTAATCACGTCGTCATCTGCGGATGGCAAATTGCTAGAAGTGCCGTTCAGCCCGGTCTATCAGAATTTCGATAAAGCGCTGAAAGAGATTACGCGCTGGATCGCTCAGAGATTGTGTTAA